The segment GATCAAGCAGGCGCAAAAAGACGCGGTCAATTTTGCTCATTATGGCAAACCGGAAGCGGAAAAACAAGCCATCGCTGAGATCGAGCAAGCGACAGCAGAATATGACGAGCATCCATTAGTGATCGCTTATCGGGAAAAATTATTGGAAGCAAACGATCTATTGCACTTTGTGACAGATTCGATCCAAAAGCAAATCAATGAAGCAATCGAGGAGGAAGGTTCTAATGCCTCAAAAGACTAAAAATACTCCTATGATGGAGCAATATCTTAAAATCAAAGCGCAATACAAAGACGCGTTTTTATTCTATCGTTTAGGGGATTTCTATGAAATGTTCTATGAAGATGCCATTAAAGCGGCACAGATCTTAGAACTGACTCTGACCAGCCGCAACCGCAATGCGGACGATCCTATTCCTATGTGCGGTGTGCCTTATCATGCGGCACAAGGTTATATCGATACATTGATCGAACAAGGCTATAAAGTCGCTATCTGCGAACAGGTGGAAGATCCTAAGACCGCTAAAGGCATGGTGAAACGGGAAGTCGTCCAATTAGTGACACCGGGAACGGTAATGGAAAGCAAAGGTCTTGCTGCTAAAGACAATAATTTTCTGACAGCATTGACATTTACCGGCAACGAATACGGATTTGCCTACGTTGATCTCAGCACCGGCGAATTAAAAGCTACAGTGTTGAAAGATGAAGAAGCAATCATCAATGAAGCATCGGCGCTGCAAACCAAAGAGATCGTCTTTGGCAGTGAGATCAGCGAAACATTGAAAAAAACGCTGAAAGAACGTTTGAATCTGGTTTTTTCTCAACAAGAAACCTTGGAAGAAAACGCCGAATTTCAATTTCTGACCAGTGATCTATCGAATCCTGTTGAAAAAGAAGTCGCCGGCAAACTATTGTGTTACCTTTCTATCACGCAAAAACGCAGTCTGGCGCATTTGCAAAAGGCTGTCGAATATCAGCCGGATCACTATTTGAAGATGGACTATTATTCCAAATTCAATCTGGAATTGAGCCAGTCGATCCGTACCGGCAAAAAACACGGTACGCTGTTATGGCTGTTGGATGAAACAAAGACCGCGATGGGCGGACGTTTATTGAAACAATGGCTGGATCGGCCGTTGATCCAGAAACAAGCGATCCTTGCCCGACAGGCGATGGTCGCTTCCTTATTGAACAGCTACTTTGAACGGATGGACTTGCAGGAGAACCTGACGAAAGTCTATGACTTGGAGCGGTTGGCAGGACGGGTCGCCTTTGGAAATGTGAATGGCCGCGACCTGATCCAACTGAAGACTTCTCTTCAACAAGTACCATTGATCCGCGAGTTGCTGTTAGGGATCAACCAAGGAGAATGGAACGAACTTTTGGTGTCTTTAGAGCCGATGGAGGATCTGGTAGAGCTGATCGAACAAGCCATCAACGAAGAAGCGCCATTGCAGATCACAGAAGGCAACGTCATCAAAGACGGCTTTGACGAAACATTGGACAACTATCGTTTAGCTATGAAAAACGGCAAACGCTGGTTGGCGGAATTAGAGGCGAAAGAACGGACAGAGACCGGTATCAAAAATTTGAAAGTCGGCTTCAATCGAGTATTCGGCTATTATATCGAGATCACTAAAGCCAATTTAGGAAATCTAGCTGAAGGACGCTATGAGCGTAAACAAACACTGGCCAATGCCGAACGTTTCATCACACCGGAGCTGAAAGAACTGGAAACCCAGATCTTGGAAGCAGAAGAAAAATCCGTCGATCTGGAGTATCGCTTGTTCTTGAACGTCCGGGAAACAATCAAAGAAGCTATCGAACGGCTGCAACGATTGGCAAAATCATTGAGCGCGGTAGACGTGCTGCAAAGTTTTGCCCAAATCGCTGAACGCTATCAATATGTTCAACCGACTTTTGCCCAAGAATTGAACATCGTGGAAGGTCGACATCCGGTTGTGGAAAAAGTATTGGGCCATCAAGAATATATCCCAAACTCCATCAAGATGGATCAAGAAACACTGATTTTATTGATCACTGGACCGAATATGTCAGGGAAAAGCACGTATATGCGACAGTTGGCGCTGACCGTCATCATGGCGCAAATGGGCAGCTTTGTACCGGCAGAATCAGCACAACTGCCGATCTTTGACCGGATATTCACCCGGATCGGTGCCAGCGATGATCTGATCGCCGGACAAAGTACATTTATGGTGGAAATGATGGAAGCCAACCAAGCATTGCGGCACGCCACGCCTAACAGCCTGATTTTATTCGATGAACTGGGACGGGGAACCGCGACTTATGACGGAATGGCGCTGGCACAAGCCATCATTGAATATATCCATAAAGAGGTCAAAGCCAAGACCCTTTTCTCCACTCACTATCATGAGCTGACTGTCTTAGATGAAGAACTGCCCCACTTGCGCAACAATCATGTGGGCGCTGTGGAAAAAGACGGAGAAGTTGTCTTTCTGCATAAAATGATGGAAGGACCTGCAGATAAAAGTTACGGGATCCACGTAGCGAAAATCGCAGGTCTGCCGATCCAATTATTAGAACGGGCGGCAACGATCTTAAAAGGGCTGGAAGAATCAACGCCGAAAACTTCCACCGGCAATCAGCCAACAGTAACCGAAGAACCGGAACAGATCTCTTTGTTCAATGAAGTTTCCACCAACGAATTAAGTGTGATCGATACTGTCAAAAAACTGAATCTATTGGAAATGACACCAATGGAAGCATTAAATACGCTGTACGAGCTGCAAAAACGAATTTAGAAAGAAGGGCCGTTTATGGGGAAAATCCAAGAATTATCGGAACGTCTTGCCAATCAGATCGCTGCCGGAGAAGTTGTGGAACGGCCTGCTTCTGTTGTGAAAGAATTAGTGGAAAATGCGCTGGATGCCGGCAGTACCCAGATCGATATCCTGATTGAAGAAGCCGGATTGCGGAAGATCCAAGTAACCGATAACGGTGAAGGTATCGCAGAAGACGATGTGGAAAATGCGTTTAAACGCCATGCTACCAGCAAGATCCACAATAGAGACGATCTTTTCCGGATTCGTACACTGGGGTTTCGAGGGGAGGCGCTGCCTAGTATCGCCTCTGTTTCCGAGGTCACAGTGGAAACCGCACTGCAAGGAGCGGAACAAGGGACTTTCTTAAAATTAAAAGGCGGCAGTGTGATGGAACATACGCCCTCTGCGCTGCGTCAAGGTACTAAGATCACAGTGGAAAACCTCTTTTTCAATACGCCGGCTCGTTTGAAATATGTCAAATCGCTGCAAACAGAATTGGCGAATATTGGGGATATCGTCAATCGCCTAGCACTGAGCCATCCGACCGTTGCTTTTCGTCTGGTTCATGACGGCAACAAAATGCTTTCGACTGCCGGAAATGGTGATCTGAAACAAACAATTGCCGGGATCTACGGCATCAGCACAGCTAAAAAGATGCTGAAAATCCAAGCAGACGATCTGGATTTCAAGATCAACGGGTATGTTTCTTTACCGGAAGTCACGCGCGCCAGCCGTAATTATTTGTCTACGATCATCAATGGCCGCTATATCAAAAATTTTGCTTTAAATAAAGCAATCGTTAACGGCTACGGATCGAAACTGATGATCGGCCGTTTCCCTATCGCGGTGATCGAGATCGAAATGGATCCGTTGTTGGTGGATGTCAATGTGCATCCTACCAAACAGGAGGTCAGACTTTCCAAAGAAAAAGAACTGACGGCACTTCTCAGTAAAGCGATCAATGACGCGCTGAAAGAAGAGAACCTGATCCCAAATGCTGCGGATAATCTAGGATTCAAAACCAAAGTCAAAGAAGAAAAAGCGGAACAGTTGGCGATCGATCTGCCGGATGCAAAAAATTCGACAGGTCTTTCCTATGATGCTGTCAGCGGAAAATTCTTTGTCTCGGAGAGTTATCAACAAACTGTGGAAAACCCTGTGGACAATGCTGTGGATGAAGGTGAAAAAACACAAAATAGTTTTTCACAAGAAGCAGGATCTGAACCGGTTTCGTCAACAGATGTCTCTTATGAAAGCAGCGAACAGTCAGCAGAATCGGAAGAAACAGCCGCTGCTAATACTGAAACATATTTTGAAGAAACGGAAGCGAAACTCCATCCGGAATTTGATCTTGCCAATAAAGATTGTGAAAAATTATTGGTGAAAGCTTTGGAAGAAACGGAAACAAAACCAGCGGAACGTTTTCCTCATTTGGAGTATTTTGGTCAGATGCATGGGACCTATCTCTTTGCCCAAAGCAATGAAGGG is part of the Enterococcus mediterraneensis genome and harbors:
- the mutS gene encoding DNA mismatch repair protein MutS, with translation MPQKTKNTPMMEQYLKIKAQYKDAFLFYRLGDFYEMFYEDAIKAAQILELTLTSRNRNADDPIPMCGVPYHAAQGYIDTLIEQGYKVAICEQVEDPKTAKGMVKREVVQLVTPGTVMESKGLAAKDNNFLTALTFTGNEYGFAYVDLSTGELKATVLKDEEAIINEASALQTKEIVFGSEISETLKKTLKERLNLVFSQQETLEENAEFQFLTSDLSNPVEKEVAGKLLCYLSITQKRSLAHLQKAVEYQPDHYLKMDYYSKFNLELSQSIRTGKKHGTLLWLLDETKTAMGGRLLKQWLDRPLIQKQAILARQAMVASLLNSYFERMDLQENLTKVYDLERLAGRVAFGNVNGRDLIQLKTSLQQVPLIRELLLGINQGEWNELLVSLEPMEDLVELIEQAINEEAPLQITEGNVIKDGFDETLDNYRLAMKNGKRWLAELEAKERTETGIKNLKVGFNRVFGYYIEITKANLGNLAEGRYERKQTLANAERFITPELKELETQILEAEEKSVDLEYRLFLNVRETIKEAIERLQRLAKSLSAVDVLQSFAQIAERYQYVQPTFAQELNIVEGRHPVVEKVLGHQEYIPNSIKMDQETLILLITGPNMSGKSTYMRQLALTVIMAQMGSFVPAESAQLPIFDRIFTRIGASDDLIAGQSTFMVEMMEANQALRHATPNSLILFDELGRGTATYDGMALAQAIIEYIHKEVKAKTLFSTHYHELTVLDEELPHLRNNHVGAVEKDGEVVFLHKMMEGPADKSYGIHVAKIAGLPIQLLERAATILKGLEESTPKTSTGNQPTVTEEPEQISLFNEVSTNELSVIDTVKKLNLLEMTPMEALNTLYELQKRI
- the mutL gene encoding DNA mismatch repair endonuclease MutL: MGKIQELSERLANQIAAGEVVERPASVVKELVENALDAGSTQIDILIEEAGLRKIQVTDNGEGIAEDDVENAFKRHATSKIHNRDDLFRIRTLGFRGEALPSIASVSEVTVETALQGAEQGTFLKLKGGSVMEHTPSALRQGTKITVENLFFNTPARLKYVKSLQTELANIGDIVNRLALSHPTVAFRLVHDGNKMLSTAGNGDLKQTIAGIYGISTAKKMLKIQADDLDFKINGYVSLPEVTRASRNYLSTIINGRYIKNFALNKAIVNGYGSKLMIGRFPIAVIEIEMDPLLVDVNVHPTKQEVRLSKEKELTALLSKAINDALKEENLIPNAADNLGFKTKVKEEKAEQLAIDLPDAKNSTGLSYDAVSGKFFVSESYQQTVENPVDNAVDEGEKTQNSFSQEAGSEPVSSTDVSYESSEQSAESEETAAANTETYFEETEAKLHPEFDLANKDCEKLLVKALEETETKPAERFPHLEYFGQMHGTYLFAQSNEGLYIIDQHAAQERIKYEYFREKIGDVTNDLQELLVPFVLDYPNSDALKLKEQKELLENVGIYLEEFGANSFIVRAHPVWYPKGQEESIIREMIDMLLTTGTVSVKKFREATAIMMSCKRSIKANHYLNEMQARVLLQDLAECENPFNCPHGRPVLIHFTNSDMEKMFKRIQDPHKTKETM
- a CDS encoding RicAFT regulatory complex protein RicA family protein, translating into MIDHLMNRMKPMNALNQEPQVKAELEKLTALLAEHESIQAFKEIETKVKNNQNLQKLEEKIKQAQKDAVNFAHYGKPEAEKQAIAEIEQATAEYDEHPLVIAYREKLLEANDLLHFVTDSIQKQINEAIEEEGSNASKD